The following are from one region of the Gammaproteobacteria bacterium genome:
- a CDS encoding phosphoadenylyl-sulfate reductase — protein MPNFCNRCPMTTALSPDLQAKVAAAKAILQEITSKHGKVVFANSLGAEDMVITDLLRKDFTQVDIFSLDTGRLPAETYDLMQKTEDRYNFKLTYYYPDTTTIEQFTRTKGINAFYNSVDLRKECCNIRKVEPLKRALASQGAWITGLRRSQSVTRLDVPAIEFDKAFGLDKANPLIDWEESDVWAYIKALDIPYNALHDRNYPSIGCAPCTRAISKGEDIRAGRWWWENPETKECGLHAGKPNAA, from the coding sequence ATGCCCAACTTCTGCAACAGGTGCCCTATGACAACTGCCTTAAGCCCCGATTTACAAGCCAAAGTCGCCGCTGCCAAAGCGATTTTGCAAGAAATCACTAGCAAACATGGCAAAGTCGTCTTTGCTAACAGCCTCGGCGCTGAAGATATGGTGATTACGGATTTGCTACGCAAAGATTTCACCCAAGTCGATATTTTCAGCTTGGACACCGGCCGCCTGCCCGCCGAAACGTATGACTTGATGCAGAAAACCGAAGACCGTTATAACTTCAAATTGACCTATTACTATCCCGACACGACGACGATTGAACAATTCACTCGCACCAAAGGCATCAACGCTTTTTATAACAGCGTGGATCTGCGTAAAGAATGCTGCAATATCCGCAAAGTTGAGCCATTAAAACGCGCACTAGCGAGTCAAGGCGCTTGGATCACCGGCTTACGGCGTAGCCAATCGGTCACGCGTTTGGACGTGCCGGCCATTGAGTTCGATAAAGCCTTTGGTTTGGATAAAGCTAACCCATTGATTGATTGGGAAGAAAGCGATGTGTGGGCCTATATCAAAGCCTTAGATATTCCTTATAACGCCTTGCACGATCGCAACTATCCTTCTATTGGTTGCGCACCTTGCACCCGCGCTATCAGCAAAGGCGAAGATATTCGCGCTGGTCGTTGGTGGTGGGAAAATCCTGAAACCAAAGAATGCGGTTTGCATGCAGGCAAACCCAACGCCGCATAA
- a CDS encoding SIMPL domain-containing protein (The SIMPL domain is named for its presence in mouse protein SIMPL (signalling molecule that associates with mouse pelle-like kinase). Bacterial member BP26, from Brucella, was shown to assemble into a channel-like structure, while YggE from E. coli has been associated with resistance to oxidative stress.), with product MRISILFSFLILVSGFSITAHAEESAWVDVSGEGVSRVNPEWMAVQFSVWEVQQDKALAKSKVDQRTQAALKVLQQNNVAKADIDAGDFRLAPEYSWDNNTQKLTGYRATRSVRAVVRDLKILNTITDGLLQAGVSEINQVEPGRESVEKAEQEALAKAYASAKSKANELAKASDRRLGAVLEISEQGISRPPMLERGMKMQAMAADEPAFDPGMLEVRAQVRIKFALK from the coding sequence ATGCGTATTTCTATTTTATTTTCATTTTTAATTTTAGTTAGTGGTTTCAGCATAACTGCACATGCAGAAGAGAGCGCATGGGTAGACGTCAGCGGTGAAGGCGTTAGTCGCGTCAATCCAGAATGGATGGCGGTGCAATTTTCAGTGTGGGAAGTACAGCAAGATAAAGCGCTCGCTAAAAGCAAAGTCGACCAACGCACGCAAGCCGCTTTAAAAGTATTGCAACAAAACAATGTGGCCAAAGCGGATATTGACGCGGGTGATTTTCGTCTAGCGCCTGAATATAGTTGGGATAACAACACTCAAAAACTTACCGGTTATCGCGCAACCCGCAGCGTGCGTGCGGTGGTCCGCGATTTAAAAATCTTAAACACCATCACCGATGGTTTATTGCAAGCAGGCGTCAGCGAAATCAATCAAGTTGAACCCGGTCGTGAAAGTGTTGAAAAAGCCGAACAGGAAGCTTTAGCTAAAGCGTATGCATCGGCTAAATCAAAAGCCAATGAATTAGCCAAAGCCAGTGATCGCCGTTTAGGTGCTGTTTTAGAAATTAGCGAACAAGGCATCTCGCGCCCACCGATGTTAGAGCGCGGCATGAAAATGCAAGCAATGGCCGCTGATGAACCTGCGTTTGATCCGGGCATGCTAGAAGTGCGTGCGCAAGTGCGGATTAAGTTTGCGTTAAAATAA
- a CDS encoding DUF934 domain-containing protein → MSKIIRDRKIVNDNWVYVDDETALPAENSIITYARWQIQREQLIKHSQLLGIKIPNDVDVTSLQDDLAHFALIVLDFPLFRDGRAYSQAYLLRNRYGFNGEIRAGGNVLRDQLQFMERCGFNAFENDPSKNIADLIKGFDVFTVQYQPNKAEMPATRHMNKN, encoded by the coding sequence ATGAGTAAAATAATTCGTGATCGAAAAATAGTAAATGACAACTGGGTTTACGTAGACGACGAAACCGCATTGCCCGCGGAAAACAGCATCATCACCTACGCTCGTTGGCAAATTCAGCGCGAACAATTAATCAAACATTCACAATTACTCGGCATAAAAATTCCGAATGATGTCGACGTCACCAGCCTGCAAGATGACTTAGCGCACTTCGCGTTGATTGTTTTAGACTTTCCCTTATTCCGCGATGGTCGCGCTTACTCGCAAGCGTATCTACTACGCAATCGTTATGGCTTCAATGGAGAAATTCGCGCTGGCGGTAACGTCCTGCGTGATCAACTGCAATTCATGGAACGCTGTGGTTTTAACGCATTTGAAAATGATCCTAGCAAAAACATCGCAGACCTTATAAAAGGGTTTGATGTGTTTACCGTGCAATACCAACCGAACAAAGCGGAAATGCCAGCAACACGGCATATGAATAAAAACTAA
- the sat gene encoding sulfate adenylyltransferase produces MTGLIKPHGGGELKPLLLTGSALSAEQHRAASLPKVVISSREVGDLIMLGIGGFTPLTGFMGKADWEGVCRNMHTADGLFWPIPITLSTDKATADSLNIGADVALISSETNEIMGVLTLTEKYSIDKKLECQEVFATQDLEHPGVKMVMDQGEINLAGPVKVLSQGGFPETYGEHYMTPAETRAAFAERGWHRVTAFQTRNPLHRSHEYLVKCAVEVTDGVLIHSLLGKLKAGDIPADVRVNAINALIDNYFVKGTVIQAGYPLDMRYAGPREALLHAVFRQNYGCAYLIVGRDHAGVGEYYGAFDAQTIFDKIPADALQIQAMKFDWTFYCDACEGMASDKTCPHDASHRLLLSGSKLRKLLSEDQPVPNNFSRPEVLKILSAYYKTIAAEDRVEIKLTGASAK; encoded by the coding sequence ATGACTGGCTTGATCAAACCCCACGGCGGCGGCGAACTAAAACCCCTATTACTCACCGGCAGCGCCTTAAGTGCGGAACAACACCGTGCGGCCAGCTTACCCAAAGTCGTCATTAGCTCACGTGAAGTGGGCGATTTAATCATGCTCGGCATTGGCGGTTTCACGCCTTTAACCGGCTTCATGGGTAAGGCCGACTGGGAAGGCGTCTGCCGCAATATGCACACCGCTGACGGTTTGTTCTGGCCCATTCCGATCACCCTTTCGACCGATAAAGCCACCGCCGACAGCCTCAACATTGGCGCAGACGTCGCCTTAATCAGCAGCGAAACCAATGAAATCATGGGCGTGCTGACGCTCACCGAAAAATACAGTATTGATAAAAAACTCGAATGCCAAGAAGTCTTTGCTACCCAAGACCTTGAGCATCCGGGCGTGAAAATGGTCATGGATCAAGGTGAGATCAACCTTGCCGGCCCCGTAAAAGTGTTATCACAAGGCGGTTTCCCCGAAACTTACGGCGAGCATTACATGACACCGGCCGAAACTCGCGCCGCTTTTGCCGAACGCGGCTGGCATCGGGTTACCGCTTTTCAAACCCGCAACCCTTTGCATCGCTCACATGAATATTTAGTGAAATGCGCAGTGGAAGTCACCGACGGCGTGCTCATTCATTCATTACTTGGCAAACTCAAAGCCGGCGATATTCCTGCGGATGTCCGCGTTAATGCCATCAATGCACTGATCGACAACTATTTCGTCAAAGGCACCGTGATTCAAGCAGGTTATCCGCTAGACATGCGTTACGCCGGACCACGCGAAGCTTTATTACACGCGGTGTTCCGCCAAAACTACGGCTGCGCGTATTTAATCGTTGGCCGTGATCATGCCGGTGTAGGTGAATATTACGGCGCGTTTGATGCGCAAACTATTTTCGACAAAATTCCTGCCGATGCTTTGCAAATTCAAGCCATGAAATTTGATTGGACATTTTACTGTGACGCTTGCGAAGGCATGGCCTCCGACAAAACCTGTCCGCATGATGCCAGCCATCGCTTATTATTATCCGGTAGCAAACTACGCAAATTATTATCGGAAGATCAGCCTGTGCCCAACAATTTTAGCCGCCCTGAAGTATTAAAAATACTCAGCGCGTACTATAAAACCATTGCTGCTGAAGATCGTGTAGAAATTAAATTAACCGGCGCTTCTGCCAAATAA
- a CDS encoding NAD(P)/FAD-dependent oxidoreductase, with protein sequence MSTQKHIVIVGAGAGGLVLATRLGRKYGAKNHLRITLIDKSLTHIWKPLLHEVAAGTLTSFEDEINLFAHGERNGYEFSFGEMIGLDRANKKLQLAEFHDAAGREVLPAREMSYDLLVLAVGSMCNDFGVPGVSEHAIFLDSRANAESFHQRFLHSLLRSHTRHLAGQLQELNIVIVGGGATGVELAAELQEVMTSLPDYGMENIDKQNARIYLVEAAGRLVLALNETVSRRVKRELEKLGIEVKLNTQIKEVQTQSVVTATGQVMEAQLVVWAAGVKAPDWLNTLGLENNRLNQIIVKQNLQSSVDPNIFVFGDCAGLQYEEDGVMVRVPPLAQAAAQQAEYLARVLPEYLATGVINKYYSFHNQGAFISIASEGAVGTVMGRYIKSIGIQGLLARWIYLALYRRHQWVVLGMWTTGIAMIKDLLSRTLGPRLKLH encoded by the coding sequence ATGAGTACGCAAAAACATATTGTGATCGTGGGTGCCGGTGCGGGCGGTTTGGTATTGGCCACACGTTTGGGCAGAAAATACGGTGCGAAAAACCACTTGCGTATCACGTTAATTGATAAAAGCTTGACGCATATTTGGAAACCTTTGTTGCATGAAGTCGCTGCTGGAACCTTAACTTCTTTTGAAGATGAAATTAATTTGTTTGCGCACGGTGAACGTAATGGTTATGAGTTTAGCTTTGGCGAAATGATTGGTTTAGATAGAGCGAATAAAAAATTACAACTCGCAGAATTTCACGATGCTGCAGGTCGTGAAGTATTACCGGCGCGTGAAATGAGTTATGACCTTTTAGTATTAGCGGTTGGCAGTATGTGCAATGACTTTGGCGTGCCTGGCGTGAGTGAGCATGCGATATTTTTAGATAGTCGTGCGAATGCGGAAAGTTTTCATCAGCGTTTTCTGCACAGTTTATTGCGTAGTCATACGCGGCATTTGGCCGGTCAGTTACAAGAATTAAATATTGTGATTGTTGGTGGTGGCGCGACCGGTGTTGAATTAGCGGCTGAGCTGCAAGAGGTGATGACGAGCTTGCCTGACTATGGCATGGAAAATATTGATAAACAAAATGCGCGCATCTATTTAGTAGAAGCCGCGGGACGTTTGGTGTTGGCGCTGAATGAAACAGTGAGTCGGCGCGTAAAGCGTGAATTAGAAAAACTCGGCATCGAAGTAAAACTCAATACACAAATAAAAGAAGTTCAAACGCAAAGCGTGGTCACCGCCACCGGGCAAGTAATGGAAGCTCAGTTGGTAGTGTGGGCGGCGGGTGTTAAAGCGCCGGATTGGTTGAATACGCTGGGTTTAGAAAACAATCGCCTTAATCAGATTATTGTTAAACAAAATTTACAAAGTAGCGTAGATCCTAATATTTTTGTTTTTGGTGATTGCGCAGGTTTGCAATACGAAGAAGACGGTGTAATGGTGCGCGTACCGCCTTTGGCGCAAGCCGCAGCACAACAAGCGGAATATCTTGCGCGAGTGCTACCAGAATATTTAGCGACCGGCGTGATTAACAAATACTATTCATTTCACAATCAAGGTGCGTTTATTAGCATTGCCAGCGAAGGCGCGGTCGGCACTGTCATGGGTCGTTATATAAAGAGTATTGGTATTCAAGGTTTATTAGCGCGTTGGATTTATTTGGCTTTGTATCGCCGCCATCAATGGGTAGTGTTAGGCATGTGGACCACCGGCATCGCAATGATTAAAGATTTGTTGTCGCGTACCTTAGGCCCACGTTTAAAACTACATTAA
- the cysB gene encoding HTH-type transcriptional regulator CysB — translation MKLQQLRFLAAIVKNNLNISEAAEKLYTSQPGVSKQIKLLEDELGVELFHRSGKHLTHITQEGLLIIARAEHVLKEVENIKNLAAEFRHASRGTLNIATTHTQARYLLPPVVQKFRGRYPDVDLHFHQGTPRSISEMAVSAEVDFAIATEAIALYSDLIMMPCYRWNRCLVVPAQHPLTQLKTVSIQDLAQHPLVTYVSGLTGRGQVDDAFKNAGLTANVVFTATDADVIKTYVRLGLGVGLIARMAYLPEEDKDLVKIDVSHLFAGSITKIAFRRGMFIRAYMYAFMQLFATHLDRDTVDAVVACHNQEEVDALFENITLPEY, via the coding sequence ATGAAACTACAACAACTCCGGTTTTTGGCAGCCATCGTCAAAAACAATTTAAACATTTCGGAAGCAGCGGAAAAACTGTACACCTCGCAGCCCGGCGTTTCCAAACAAATTAAATTGTTAGAAGATGAATTAGGCGTCGAATTATTTCATCGTAGCGGCAAACACCTCACGCATATTACGCAAGAAGGATTGCTAATCATCGCGCGCGCCGAACATGTGTTAAAAGAAGTTGAGAATATTAAAAACCTCGCGGCGGAATTTCGGCATGCGTCGCGCGGTACTTTGAATATCGCCACCACTCACACACAAGCACGTTATTTATTGCCCCCGGTCGTACAAAAATTTCGCGGCCGTTATCCCGATGTGGATTTACATTTTCACCAAGGCACGCCACGTTCAATTTCTGAAATGGCCGTATCCGCCGAAGTAGATTTTGCCATTGCCACCGAGGCTATCGCTTTATACAGCGATTTAATCATGATGCCTTGTTATCGTTGGAATCGGTGTTTAGTCGTGCCGGCGCAACATCCACTCACACAATTAAAAACGGTCAGCATTCAAGACCTCGCGCAACATCCTTTAGTGACGTATGTCTCTGGTTTAACCGGTCGTGGCCAAGTCGATGATGCATTTAAGAACGCCGGCTTAACCGCCAATGTGGTATTTACTGCCACCGATGCCGACGTGATTAAAACCTATGTGCGTTTAGGTTTGGGCGTGGGTTTAATCGCGCGTATGGCCTATTTGCCAGAAGAAGATAAAGACTTAGTGAAAATAGACGTGAGTCATTTATTTGCAGGCAGTATCACTAAAATAGCCTTTCGACGCGGTATGTTTATTCGTGCTTATATGTATGCTTTTATGCAGCTATTCGCGACGCATTTAGATCGTGATACAGTCGATGCAGTGGTAGCGTGCCATAATCAAGAAGAAGTTGACGCGTTATTTGAAAATATAACCCTGCCAGAATATTAA
- a CDS encoding NRDE family protein: MCLIVLALAQHPEYPLILLANRDEYYARPTAPLAWWQDHAQILAGRDLQAGGSWLGINRNGYIAALTNFREAPPLPGIHSRGKIVSDYLRNIDDANNIPDFINAIKRSAYAGFNALYGNTAGEMYYFSNRSKEAYQKLTPGVYGLSNHLLDTDWPKVRSIKQLLAQELQGTTLDESALLNLMRDTTLANADELPATGVSWIQEKMLSPIFIKTADYGTRSTSLLTINKAGHINFTEIEYSSLTLNSDVITRHAFDFTV; this comes from the coding sequence ATGTGTTTAATCGTCTTGGCATTAGCGCAACATCCCGAGTATCCCTTGATACTGTTAGCTAATCGTGATGAATATTATGCGCGTCCTACTGCACCGTTGGCATGGTGGCAAGATCATGCGCAGATTTTGGCGGGACGTGATCTGCAAGCCGGCGGCAGTTGGTTAGGCATTAATCGCAACGGTTATATTGCCGCGTTAACTAATTTTCGGGAAGCGCCGCCGCTCCCAGGGATTCATTCGCGCGGTAAGATTGTGAGTGATTATTTACGCAATATAGATGACGCTAATAATATTCCTGATTTTATTAATGCTATCAAGCGTTCTGCTTATGCAGGTTTTAATGCCTTGTACGGCAATACTGCGGGTGAAATGTATTATTTTTCTAATCGCAGCAAAGAGGCGTATCAAAAATTAACGCCTGGAGTGTATGGTCTCAGCAATCATTTGTTAGATACTGATTGGCCAAAAGTACGCAGTATTAAGCAGTTGTTAGCGCAAGAATTGCAAGGAACGACTTTGGATGAAAGTGCTTTACTGAATTTGATGCGTGATACCACGCTGGCTAACGCCGATGAGCTGCCCGCTACGGGCGTGAGTTGGATACAAGAAAAAATGCTATCACCTATATTTATTAAAACAGCAGATTACGGCACACGTAGCACGTCGTTGCTAACGATTAATAAAGCGGGCCATATTAACTTTACTGAAATTGAATATTCGTCGCTGACTTTGAATTCTGACGTTATTACCAGACACGCTTTTGATTTTACGGTTTAG
- the cobA gene encoding uroporphyrinogen-III C-methyltransferase: MDHLPIFLNLQQRRCLIVGGGAVALRKAELLRQAGAQITLLATELHPQLLSWHEAGTIERWLPYAAKDFADLLNERINTFVLVIAATDDAVINQTVHDVAQAANIPVNVVDQPALCSFIFPSIIDRSPVIIAASTGGRAPVLARLLREKLEGLIPQHYGKLATLAGALRAQIKQALPDITVRRRFWEQLLRSPYADQLMQTNSVDAKHIAENLLTHYTGENHQHTANKMGGEVYLVGAGPGDPELLTFRALRLMQQADVVLYDKLVSDEVLNLVRRDAEKIFVGKTQGCHSKPQSEINRLLVEYAQQGKRVCRLKGGDPFIFGRGGEELQSLVAAKVRFQVVPGITAATACAAYAGIPLTHRDHAQSLIFVTGHLREDGEFILNGSLDWQTLSKPQQTVVFYMGLKNLAQITEQLRAHGMPDVMPIAIVENGTRVNQRVISGTLANIVQQTENNDASQPSLIIIGEVAALHESLQWFVPELIENSV; this comes from the coding sequence ATGGATCACTTACCCATTTTTCTTAATCTTCAGCAACGTCGCTGCCTCATCGTAGGCGGCGGCGCGGTTGCGTTACGCAAAGCCGAACTACTTCGGCAAGCCGGCGCGCAGATCACCTTGCTTGCCACTGAATTGCATCCACAATTACTTAGCTGGCATGAAGCGGGAACCATCGAACGCTGGTTACCATATGCAGCTAAAGATTTTGCTGACTTATTAAACGAACGCATTAACACGTTTGTATTAGTGATTGCGGCTACCGATGATGCGGTCATTAATCAAACCGTACACGACGTTGCGCAAGCGGCCAATATTCCCGTTAATGTGGTTGATCAACCCGCATTATGCAGTTTTATTTTTCCGTCGATCATTGATCGCTCACCGGTGATTATTGCTGCGAGCACCGGTGGCCGTGCGCCGGTATTAGCGCGATTGTTACGCGAAAAACTCGAAGGTTTAATTCCGCAACACTACGGCAAACTCGCCACACTCGCCGGCGCTTTACGCGCACAGATTAAACAAGCGTTGCCCGACATAACGGTGCGCCGCCGTTTTTGGGAGCAACTGTTGCGCAGTCCTTACGCCGATCAATTAATGCAAACTAATAGTGTTGATGCAAAACACATCGCCGAAAATTTACTGACGCACTACACCGGTGAAAATCATCAACATACCGCCAATAAAATGGGCGGTGAAGTATATTTAGTAGGTGCAGGCCCAGGCGATCCAGAGTTATTAACATTTCGCGCATTGCGTTTAATGCAGCAAGCGGATGTGGTGTTATATGACAAACTCGTTTCCGATGAAGTATTAAATCTCGTACGCCGCGATGCGGAAAAAATATTTGTCGGTAAAACTCAAGGTTGTCACAGCAAACCGCAAAGCGAAATTAATCGTTTACTAGTGGAATACGCGCAACAAGGCAAACGTGTCTGCCGTTTAAAAGGTGGCGATCCCTTTATTTTCGGTCGTGGCGGCGAAGAATTGCAAAGTCTAGTAGCAGCGAAAGTACGTTTTCAAGTCGTGCCTGGCATCACTGCCGCGACGGCCTGCGCAGCGTATGCGGGCATTCCACTCACGCATCGCGATCATGCGCAGAGTTTGATTTTTGTCACCGGACATTTACGTGAAGACGGTGAATTTATATTGAACGGTTCACTGGATTGGCAAACCTTGAGTAAACCACAACAAACCGTGGTGTTTTATATGGGCTTAAAAAATCTTGCACAAATCACTGAACAATTGCGCGCGCACGGGATGCCCGATGTAATGCCGATTGCCATCGTTGAAAACGGCACGCGGGTTAATCAACGCGTGATCAGTGGCACGTTAGCGAATATTGTG
- a CDS encoding nitrite/sulfite reductase: MYRYNDIDSQIVAQRVAEFRDQTQRYLNKELTEEEFRPLRLMNGLYVQRFAPMLRVAIPYGLLSSEQLHMLAHIARKYDRNYGHFTTRQNIQYNWPALETVPDILADLASVEMHAIQTSGNCIRNVSSDQLAGVATDEIEDPRPYCEIIRQWSTFHPEFSYLPRKFKIAVSGAEGKDRAAVQVHDIGLYLVRNAQNEIGFKVLVGGGLGRTPIIGQVVREFLPKEDLLSYLEAILRVYNLQGRRDNIYKARIKILVTALGIKRFGELVETEWSHIKTGALKLDMERVSYFQKFFTPFTYDTQAASDTSFEQHKKTNLLFATWVQRNTVDHKVAGYRAVWISLKAPAIAPGDITDVQMDAVAAIATQYSYGQIRTTHNQNLMLGDVKHADLFAVWQALDQQNLAWANIGTLNDMICCPGLDFCSLANAGSIDIAKQINDKFDKLDYLYDLGEIELKMSGCINACGHHHVGHIGILGVDKKGVEFYQIQLGGDASLNAAVGKVLGPAVEKHEVANTLEKLLNVYIQHRIESERFIDTFNRIGIQIFKDAIYE, from the coding sequence ATGTATCGTTATAACGACATTGACAGTCAAATTGTTGCACAACGAGTCGCAGAATTTCGCGACCAAACGCAACGTTATTTGAATAAAGAATTGACGGAAGAAGAATTTCGTCCACTTCGGTTAATGAATGGCTTGTATGTGCAACGTTTTGCACCCATGTTGCGCGTAGCAATACCCTATGGTCTATTATCCAGCGAACAATTGCACATGCTCGCGCATATCGCGCGCAAGTATGATCGTAATTATGGTCACTTCACCACCCGGCAAAATATTCAATACAACTGGCCCGCACTCGAAACCGTTCCCGATATCTTGGCAGATCTTGCCAGCGTAGAAATGCACGCCATTCAAACCAGTGGCAACTGCATTCGCAACGTCAGCTCCGATCAACTCGCCGGTGTTGCGACAGATGAAATTGAAGATCCACGGCCGTATTGCGAAATCATTCGTCAGTGGTCGACGTTTCATCCAGAGTTTAGTTATCTACCACGCAAATTTAAAATCGCCGTCAGTGGCGCGGAAGGCAAAGATCGCGCGGCCGTACAAGTGCATGACATCGGTTTATATTTAGTGCGCAATGCACAAAATGAAATTGGCTTTAAAGTATTAGTCGGCGGTGGCTTAGGTCGCACGCCCATCATTGGTCAAGTCGTGCGCGAATTTTTACCCAAAGAAGATTTGTTATCGTATTTAGAAGCCATCTTGCGCGTGTACAACTTGCAAGGGCGTCGCGACAACATCTACAAAGCACGAATTAAAATTTTAGTTACCGCTTTAGGCATTAAACGTTTTGGCGAACTCGTCGAAACCGAATGGTCACATATCAAAACCGGCGCACTCAAACTCGACATGGAACGTGTTAGTTACTTCCAAAAATTCTTCACGCCGTTTACTTACGACACACAAGCCGCTAGCGATACAAGTTTTGAACAACATAAAAAAACCAATCTATTGTTTGCAACTTGGGTACAACGCAACACCGTCGATCATAAAGTCGCCGGTTATCGTGCAGTGTGGATCAGCTTAAAAGCACCCGCCATTGCACCGGGCGACATCACCGATGTGCAAATGGATGCAGTAGCAGCAATAGCCACACAATATAGCTACGGCCAAATTCGCACCACGCATAATCAGAACCTCATGCTCGGTGATGTTAAACACGCCGATTTATTCGCAGTGTGGCAAGCCTTAGACCAACAAAATCTTGCATGGGCTAATATCGGCACGCTCAACGATATGATTTGCTGCCCGGGCTTAGACTTTTGTTCATTAGCGAATGCGGGCTCGATCGACATCGCCAAACAAATCAATGATAAATTCGACAAACTCGATTATTTATACGACCTCGGCGAAATCGAATTAAAAATGTCAGGCTGCATCAATGCTTGCGGTCATCATCATGTGGGCCACATCGGCATCTTAGGTGTTGATAAAAAAGGCGTAGAGTTTTATCAAATCCAACTCGGTGGCGACGCATCCCTTAACGCAGCGGTCGGAAAAGTATTAGGTCCCGCCGTCGAAAAACACGAAGTCGCCAACACGCTGGAAAAATTATTAAACGTCTACATCCAACACCGCATCGAAAGCGAGCGTTTTATAGATACGTTCAATCGTATCGGCATACAAATATTTAAGGATGCCATCTATGAGTAA
- a CDS encoding type II toxin-antitoxin system RelE/ParE family toxin, whose product MVIWTLSAKQDLRQIYNFIASDSVHYAKKVTDDIYAKPNTLDLLPRLGRIVPEINDETLREISVYSYRIIYQIHQKNIYVLTIIHRRRDLKIDDLGKINT is encoded by the coding sequence ATGGTAATTTGGACCTTGAGCGCCAAACAAGACCTACGACAAATTTACAACTTCATTGCTTCCGATTCCGTCCATTACGCCAAAAAAGTCACTGACGATATTTACGCAAAACCCAACACCCTCGACTTATTGCCACGATTAGGCAGAATTGTTCCCGAAATAAATGACGAAACCTTAAGAGAAATTTCTGTTTATTCCTACCGTATCATTTATCAAATTCATCAAAAAAATATCTATGTGCTGACCATTATCCACAGGCGACGCGATCTAAAAATAGATGATTTAGGAAAAATTAATACTTAA